The following are encoded together in the Lactuca sativa cultivar Salinas chromosome 1, Lsat_Salinas_v11, whole genome shotgun sequence genome:
- the LOC111909828 gene encoding GATA transcription factor 12, whose protein sequence is MAMEEPNFFMGDYFGAGECSFGHQKTTDMINNNNNQFIIDDLLVDFPNHDDVVLNDAFFDNVIGNSADSSTVTAVDSCNSSVSGSEAPFSGNPSSRSFSESKFSGDELCLPYDDLAELEWLSSFTKESFPTDDFQNLQIVSTENINPATDTSSSAFSPEFQRIPVVGNRVNSQIFKRDVFVPGKARSKLSRAPPCDWTSRIIHLKQLSSSNTEIRLQKMLPTKRRQREIPESSITRCLHCGSDKTPQWRTGPMGPKTLCNACGVRFKSGRLVPEYRPAASPTYVSAKHSNSHRKVMEIRRQKELRNAEHQFINRSPISIESNGVDDCLIYRQSGSSFMHMI, encoded by the exons ATGGCGATGGAGGAACCGAATTTCTTCATGGGGGATTACTTCGGCGCCGGAGAATGCTCCTTTGGACACCAGAAAACCACCGACATgatcaacaataacaacaatcagTTCATAATCGATGACCTACTCGTCGATTTTCCTAACCATGACGATGTTGTTTTGAATGATGCGTTTTTTGACAATGTGATTGGGAATTCAGCTGATTCATCGACGGTGACAGCTGTCGATAGCTGTAACTCCTCAGTTTCCGGTAGTGAAGCTCCGTTTTCCGGTAATCCGAGCTCTCGTAGCTTTTCTGAGTCGAAATTCTCCGGTGATGAACTTTGTTTACCG TATGATGACTTGGCGGAATTAGAATGGCTTTCGAGTTTCACAAAGGAATCATTCCCAACCGATGACTTTCAAAATCTGCAAATCGTCTCCACTGAGAACATAAATCCGGCCACCGACACATCGTCCTCTGCTTTCTCGCCTGAATTCCAACGGATACCAGTAGTCGGAAACAGAGTAAACTCGCAGATATTTAAGAGAGACGTTTTCGTCCCTGGTAAAGCTCGCAGCAAACTCTCACGAGCACCTCCCTGTGATTGGACCTCACGGATCATCCACTTGAAGCAATTATCATCGTCAAACACGGAGATCAGATTGCAGAAAATGTTGCCGACGAAGAGACGTCAACGTGAGATTCCTGAAAGTTCGATCACGAGATGCCTGCATTGCGGTTCCGACAAGACGCCGCAGTGGCGGACGGGACCGATGGGACCCAAGACACTCTGCAACGCATGTGGAGTCCGTTTCAAATCAGGTCGGTTGGTACCGGAATACCGACCCGCTGCCAGCCCGACGTATGTGTCGGCAAAGCACTCCAATTCACACCGGAAAGTAATGGAGATCCGACGTCAAAAGGAGCTCCGAAATGCAGAACATCAGTTCATCAATCGGAGCCCCATTTCAATCGAATCCAACGGTGTCGATGATTGCTTGATTTATCGTCAAAGTGGGTCCAGTTTTATGCACATGATATAG